The Salinibaculum sp. SYNS191 genome has a window encoding:
- a CDS encoding ribonuclease H, whose product MAAYGRPSLRDLFDESPTPHIAHPPSTHHRDFYLATDGSFRETGGGLGAVIETRDGETVARLSVPNSVPDNNVAEYRALHLGLDVLAARTPAEARVGILLDHDDLAANVNATILAAEGPHLDSPHQVTVPASTGLHWRGIRARLRGFDDVRAARISGDRNPAHPLANAPDQYAHVNDEPDRCVLPEAPVSAERIPPPSRSDRGGASD is encoded by the coding sequence ATGGCCGCATATGGCCGGCCGTCACTACGAGACCTGTTCGACGAGTCGCCGACGCCACACATTGCTCACCCGCCCTCCACCCACCACCGGGACTTCTATCTCGCCACAGATGGCTCCTTCAGAGAGACCGGTGGCGGACTCGGCGCGGTCATCGAGACACGGGACGGCGAAACTGTCGCACGCCTGTCCGTCCCGAACTCGGTGCCGGACAACAACGTCGCGGAGTACCGGGCGCTGCACCTCGGGCTCGACGTGCTCGCGGCCCGGACCCCGGCGGAGGCCCGCGTCGGCATCCTGCTCGACCACGACGACCTCGCCGCCAACGTCAACGCGACCATTCTGGCGGCAGAGGGACCCCACCTGGACTCGCCCCACCAGGTGACAGTCCCCGCGTCGACGGGGCTGCACTGGCGCGGCATCCGCGCCCGACTCCGGGGCTTCGACGACGTGCGGGCCGCCCGCATCTCCGGTGACCGCAACCCCGCTCATCCCCTCGCCAACGCCCCCGACCAGTACGCCCACGTCAACGACGAACCCGACCGCTGTGTCCTGCCGGAGGCTCCCGTCTCCGCGGAGCGCATCCCGCCGCCCTCCCGCTCTGACCGCGGCGGCGCCAGCGACTGA
- a CDS encoding NADP-dependent malic enzyme, which yields MGLDEDALEYHREEPPGKIEISTTKPTNTQRDLSLAYSPGVAAPCREIRDDPAEAYSYTTKGNMVGVVSDGSAVLGLGDIGPEASKPVMEGKGVLFKRFADIDVFDIELDHDSAEEMVHTISAMEPTFGGINLEDIKAPECFEVEERLREEMDIPVFHDDQHGTAIISGAALLNAVDISEKDIADLDIVFSGAGASALATARFYVSLGATRENITMCDSGGIITEERAERGDVNEFKREFARDVPEGDLRDAMDGADVFVGLSIGGLVDEDMVRSMADNPIIFAMANPDPEIDYEDAKQARDDTVIVATGRSDYPNQVNNVLGFPFIFRGALDARATEINEEMKVAAAEALATLAREDVPDAVVKAYGDQPLQFGSEYIIPKPLDPRVLFEVAPAVAKAAIDSGAARRELDLEEYTEQLEARLGKSREMMRVVLNKAKSDPKRLVLAEGDDEKMIRAAYQLVDQGIAHPILIGDREVIWAEMERLGLSFEPEIVDPDEASLDPYADRLYELRQRKGLTRREADDLIRDGNYLGSVMVEMGDADAMLTGLMHHYPSALRPPLQVVGTAEDADYAAGVYMLTFKNRVIFCVDATVNQDPDEDVLAEITKHTAELAREFNVEPRAALLSYSDFGSVDNVGTRKVRKAAERLRSDPRADFPVDGEMQADTAVVEEIMNDTYSFSELDAPANVLVFPNLEAGNIGYKLLQRLGGAEAIGPMLVGMDKPVHVLQRGDEVKDIVNLAGVAVVDAQDES from the coding sequence ATGGGACTCGACGAGGACGCACTCGAATACCACCGGGAGGAACCGCCCGGGAAAATAGAAATCTCGACGACAAAACCGACAAACACACAACGCGACCTGAGCCTGGCGTACTCGCCCGGCGTCGCGGCCCCGTGTCGCGAAATCAGGGACGACCCGGCCGAGGCCTACAGCTACACCACGAAGGGAAACATGGTGGGCGTCGTCTCTGACGGGTCGGCCGTGCTCGGCCTGGGCGACATCGGGCCGGAGGCGTCGAAGCCGGTCATGGAGGGGAAAGGCGTTCTGTTCAAGCGCTTCGCCGACATCGACGTCTTCGACATCGAACTCGACCACGACAGCGCCGAGGAGATGGTCCACACCATCTCGGCGATGGAGCCGACCTTCGGCGGCATCAACCTCGAAGACATCAAAGCCCCGGAGTGTTTCGAGGTGGAGGAACGGCTGCGCGAGGAGATGGACATCCCCGTCTTCCACGACGACCAGCACGGTACCGCGATCATCTCCGGTGCGGCCCTGCTGAACGCAGTCGACATCAGCGAGAAGGACATCGCCGACCTCGACATCGTCTTCTCCGGCGCCGGCGCGAGCGCGCTCGCGACAGCCCGGTTCTACGTCTCGCTGGGCGCTACCCGCGAGAACATCACGATGTGTGACTCCGGTGGCATCATCACCGAGGAGCGCGCCGAGCGCGGCGACGTCAACGAGTTCAAACGGGAGTTCGCACGCGACGTCCCCGAGGGGGACCTGCGGGACGCGATGGACGGCGCGGACGTGTTCGTCGGCCTCTCCATCGGCGGCCTGGTCGACGAGGACATGGTCCGGTCGATGGCCGACAACCCCATCATCTTCGCGATGGCCAATCCCGACCCGGAGATCGACTACGAGGACGCCAAGCAGGCCCGCGACGACACTGTCATCGTCGCCACCGGTCGCTCGGACTACCCCAACCAGGTCAACAACGTGCTCGGATTCCCCTTCATCTTCCGTGGCGCGCTGGACGCGCGCGCGACCGAAATCAACGAGGAGATGAAGGTCGCCGCCGCGGAGGCGCTGGCGACGCTGGCCCGCGAGGACGTCCCCGACGCCGTCGTCAAGGCCTACGGCGACCAGCCGCTGCAGTTCGGCTCGGAGTACATCATCCCGAAGCCGCTGGACCCGCGCGTGCTGTTCGAGGTGGCACCCGCCGTCGCGAAGGCCGCGATAGACAGCGGCGCGGCCCGGCGTGAACTCGACCTCGAGGAGTACACGGAGCAACTGGAGGCCCGCCTCGGGAAGTCCCGCGAGATGATGCGGGTCGTCCTGAACAAGGCGAAAAGCGACCCCAAGCGGCTGGTGCTCGCCGAGGGCGACGACGAGAAGATGATTCGGGCGGCCTACCAGCTGGTCGACCAGGGCATCGCCCATCCCATCCTCATCGGCGACCGCGAGGTGATATGGGCAGAGATGGAACGGCTGGGGCTGAGCTTCGAACCGGAAATCGTCGACCCCGACGAGGCGAGCCTGGACCCCTACGCCGACCGGCTGTACGAACTCCGCCAGCGGAAGGGGCTGACCCGCCGCGAGGCCGACGACCTCATCCGCGACGGCAACTACCTCGGCAGCGTGATGGTCGAGATGGGCGACGCCGACGCGATGCTAACCGGCCTGATGCACCACTACCCCTCCGCGCTGCGCCCACCGCTGCAGGTCGTCGGGACTGCGGAGGACGCCGACTACGCCGCCGGCGTCTACATGCTGACCTTCAAGAACCGGGTCATCTTCTGCGTCGACGCGACGGTCAACCAGGACCCCGACGAGGACGTACTGGCGGAGATAACGAAACACACCGCCGAACTCGCCCGGGAGTTCAACGTCGAACCGCGTGCGGCACTGCTGTCGTACTCCGACTTCGGCAGCGTCGACAACGTGGGGACCCGAAAGGTCCGGAAGGCCGCGGAGCGGCTGCGGTCGGACCCGCGCGCGGACTTCCCCGTCGACGGCGAGATGCAGGCCGACACCGCCGTCGTCGAGGAGATAATGAACGACACCTACAGCTTCTCGGAACTCGACGCGCCGGCGAACGTGCTCGTCTTCCCGAACCTCGAAGCCGGCAACATCGGCTACAAGCTCCTCCAGCGCCTGGGCGGTGCGGAGGCCATCGGGCCGATGCTGGTCGGCATGGACAAGCCGGTCCACGTCCTCCAGCGCGGCGACGAGGTCAAGGACATCGTGAACCTCGCCGGCGTCGCCGTCGTGGACGCGCAGGACGAGTCCTGA
- a CDS encoding cytochrome AA3 biosynthesis protein: MKLSFRHLAATTTGLAFGLILLGVYTGAIGAGLACGAAWPFCDGWLGLFPANWPSFVEWFHRLVAMITGFFIIGTAVAAWRSGKDRLIRYGATLAVLALPIQVLLGANTIFNYGATAQVLHHTAAQIIFGSLAVVTTAAFLRADSPSATEAEVDAETGSISQADD, translated from the coding sequence ATGAAGCTCTCGTTTCGCCACCTCGCGGCGACGACGACCGGGCTGGCCTTCGGCCTCATCCTGCTAGGCGTGTACACCGGTGCTATCGGTGCGGGGCTGGCCTGTGGCGCGGCGTGGCCGTTCTGTGACGGCTGGCTCGGGCTGTTCCCCGCGAACTGGCCCAGCTTCGTCGAGTGGTTCCACCGTCTGGTCGCGATGATAACCGGCTTCTTCATCATCGGCACCGCCGTCGCCGCCTGGCGCTCCGGCAAGGACCGGCTCATCCGCTACGGCGCCACGCTCGCCGTCCTCGCGCTCCCGATTCAGGTGTTGCTCGGCGCGAACACCATCTTCAACTACGGCGCGACCGCGCAGGTCCTCCACCACACCGCCGCACAGATCATCTTCGGCTCGCTCGCCGTCGTCACGACCGCTGCCTTCCTCCGTGCGGACAGCCCCAGCGCGACCGAGGCCGAAGTCGACGCCGAGACCGGCAGCATCTCCCAGGCAGACGACTGA
- a CDS encoding replication factor C large subunit yields the protein MSDWTETYRPSSLSELRGNDKARDALREWARTWDDHRKAVILHGSPGIGKTSAAHALANDMGWPTIEFNASDTRTKDVIERVAGEAAKSGTLTAGGSGRRVVIMDEADNIHGNADRGGSRAVTSLVKEASQPMILIANEYYDMSNGLRNACEDIEFRNVSKRSIVPVLRDICRKEGIEFEDDALESIAEMNSGDLRGAVKDLQAQAEGKERLTTDDVVSGERDRTEGVFDYLDTVIKKAGAQEALEASYDVDETPDDLINWIEDNMPKDYHGRELAVAYDFLGNADRWLGRVRATQNYTFWRYASDNMTAGVAAARSEPKGGWTRYGPPSYWSKLGRTRGTRDKRDYIARQIAEANGVSTSTARREIMPHLSVMTHHCKNRELTVAMAARYELDPEHVAFVTGSGKDTNKVQSIVEDAEALREEQAAEHTEGAFEGNADPVETPEATDDAGTDEEDESAGQATLTRTDEAEADTDDEPSKEEKADSDDSQAGLSDFM from the coding sequence ATGAGTGACTGGACCGAAACGTATCGCCCCTCGTCGCTGTCGGAACTCCGGGGCAACGACAAGGCCCGCGACGCCCTGCGCGAGTGGGCCCGGACGTGGGACGACCACCGGAAGGCGGTCATCCTCCACGGGTCGCCCGGCATCGGCAAGACCTCCGCCGCGCACGCGCTGGCGAACGATATGGGGTGGCCGACGATAGAGTTCAACGCGAGCGACACCCGCACGAAGGACGTCATCGAGCGTGTCGCCGGCGAAGCGGCGAAATCGGGGACGCTCACCGCCGGCGGCAGCGGGCGGCGGGTGGTCATCATGGACGAGGCGGACAACATCCACGGCAACGCCGACCGCGGGGGGTCTCGCGCCGTGACCAGCCTCGTCAAGGAGGCCAGCCAGCCGATGATTCTCATCGCCAACGAGTACTACGACATGTCCAACGGCCTCCGCAACGCCTGCGAGGACATCGAGTTCCGGAACGTCTCGAAGCGTTCTATCGTCCCCGTCCTCCGTGACATCTGTCGGAAGGAGGGCATCGAGTTCGAGGACGACGCGCTGGAGTCTATCGCGGAGATGAACAGCGGCGACCTCCGGGGCGCGGTCAAGGACCTCCAGGCCCAGGCCGAGGGGAAAGAGCGGCTGACGACCGACGACGTGGTCAGCGGCGAGCGCGACCGGACGGAGGGCGTCTTCGACTACCTCGATACGGTCATCAAGAAAGCCGGCGCGCAGGAGGCCCTGGAGGCGTCCTACGACGTCGACGAGACGCCGGACGACCTCATCAACTGGATAGAGGACAACATGCCAAAAGACTACCACGGCCGGGAACTCGCGGTGGCCTACGACTTCCTGGGCAACGCCGACCGCTGGCTCGGCCGCGTGCGTGCGACGCAGAACTACACCTTCTGGCGGTACGCGTCGGACAACATGACCGCCGGCGTCGCCGCCGCCCGGAGCGAACCCAAGGGCGGGTGGACCCGCTACGGCCCGCCGAGTTACTGGTCGAAGCTCGGACGAACTCGGGGAACCCGCGACAAGCGCGACTACATCGCCCGTCAGATAGCGGAGGCCAACGGCGTCTCCACCAGCACCGCGCGCCGCGAAATCATGCCCCACCTGTCGGTGATGACCCACCACTGCAAGAACCGCGAACTGACCGTCGCGATGGCCGCGCGCTACGAACTGGACCCCGAACACGTCGCCTTCGTCACCGGCAGCGGCAAGGACACCAACAAGGTCCAGTCCATCGTCGAGGACGCCGAAGCACTCCGCGAGGAACAGGCCGCCGAACACACCGAAGGTGCCTTCGAAGGTAACGCTGACCCGGTGGAGACTCCGGAGGCCACCGACGACGCCGGAACCGACGAGGAAGACGAGAGCGCTGGACAGGCCACCCTCACCAGGACGGACGAGGCGGAAGCGGATACCGACGACGAGCCGAGCAAGGAGGAGAAAGCCGACTCCGACGACTCGCAGGCTGGCCTCTCCGATTTCATGTAG
- a CDS encoding CAP domain-containing protein, whose product MHDYVNEERTERGLSALDFDEDLRDIARSHSQDMAERGYFSHTDPEGDDFSDRYEEFDYTCRVPTDDGMYYTGGENIAYTYYETNVRTGSGDTVYYDTESELARGIVNQWMNSTGHRENMLADYWQNEGIGIYVTDENRVYATQNFC is encoded by the coding sequence ATGCACGACTACGTGAACGAAGAGCGCACCGAGCGCGGACTGAGCGCGCTCGACTTCGACGAGGACCTGCGGGACATCGCGCGCTCGCACAGTCAGGACATGGCCGAGCGCGGCTACTTCTCGCACACCGACCCCGAGGGCGACGACTTCTCGGACCGGTACGAGGAGTTCGACTACACCTGCCGCGTGCCGACTGACGACGGCATGTACTACACCGGCGGTGAGAACATCGCCTACACGTACTACGAGACGAACGTCAGGACCGGCAGCGGGGACACTGTCTACTACGACACCGAGAGCGAACTCGCGCGGGGCATCGTCAACCAGTGGATGAACTCCACGGGCCACCGCGAGAACATGCTTGCCGACTACTGGCAAAACGAGGGCATCGGCATCTACGTCACCGACGAGAACCGGGTCTACGCCACGCAGAACTTCTGCTGA
- a CDS encoding DUF302 domain-containing protein, with protein sequence MDYTTAKQVDGEFDEVVERTTGALSEEGFGILCDIDVQATFAEKLDQEFRQYRILGACNPQLAFDGLDVDIELGTLLPCNVVVYETDDGGVVVSTVDPEQLMGVAGNPGLDSMATDAAERFERVLESL encoded by the coding sequence ATGGACTATACCACCGCAAAACAGGTCGACGGTGAGTTCGACGAGGTGGTCGAGCGGACGACCGGGGCGCTCTCGGAGGAGGGCTTCGGTATCCTCTGTGATATCGACGTACAGGCAACGTTCGCGGAGAAACTCGACCAGGAGTTCCGCCAGTACCGCATCCTCGGTGCGTGCAACCCCCAGCTTGCCTTCGATGGACTCGACGTGGACATCGAACTGGGGACGCTTCTGCCGTGTAACGTCGTCGTCTACGAGACGGACGACGGAGGCGTCGTCGTGAGTACAGTCGACCCCGAGCAACTCATGGGCGTGGCGGGCAACCCGGGCCTCGACTCGATGGCCACCGACGCAGCAGAGCGATTCGAGCGGGTGCTGGAGTCGCTGTGA
- a CDS encoding multicopper oxidase family protein has protein sequence MTDLPRVSRRRVLQLLSGASVGSLAGCSTDSLPDLDGNPSAGTARQPPPDPADTTTSLTAAPGTVQPSANASAENWLYNGQFPGPELRLEEGEVFEAELTNDLPAGTTIHWHGVPVPNGMDGVPNVTQEPVAPGGSFTYKYRAEPPGTYFFHSHVGLQLDRGLLAPLIIEEDDPHVDYDREVTVVVDDYLEGEPQPLSELAQGGTAGTPIGPGGQGGGPGAGGGPGGGRRGPGGGPGGPTGPGPGTGPGGGPGQGGGPGGLFFGRRPPYAGLLVNGQLPDNPRTFTVSEGERVRFRFVNASSATAFRVGAAGHPLTVTHADGRPVEPVTVDSVVFGSGERYDAIVEANNSGTWEIRATAVDGSERPARAILAYGGVDTPASPASPSAGGQVLSYGALRAVSPLEGLDGPPDRTFDLTLSAARGGTQWLIDGQSYPDADPLTVQQGEHVRIRMVNLSPVLHPMHLHGHFFRVGDAVKDTVIVPAHMGRVTIDFLADNPGDWLFHCHNLYHLESGMARVIRYR, from the coding sequence GTGACCGACCTGCCACGGGTCTCCCGGCGTCGCGTGTTGCAGTTGCTGAGCGGGGCCAGCGTCGGGTCGCTCGCGGGCTGTTCGACGGACAGCCTCCCGGACCTGGACGGGAACCCTTCAGCAGGGACGGCGCGACAACCGCCGCCGGACCCGGCGGACACGACGACCAGCCTGACGGCAGCCCCGGGGACGGTCCAGCCGAGTGCGAACGCATCCGCCGAAAACTGGCTCTACAACGGCCAGTTCCCCGGTCCCGAACTCCGACTGGAGGAGGGCGAGGTGTTCGAGGCGGAACTGACCAACGACCTCCCGGCCGGGACGACGATTCACTGGCACGGTGTCCCCGTGCCGAACGGGATGGACGGCGTCCCGAACGTCACCCAGGAGCCGGTCGCTCCCGGCGGTTCGTTCACGTACAAGTACCGCGCCGAGCCGCCGGGTACGTACTTCTTTCACAGCCACGTCGGCCTGCAACTCGACCGGGGGCTCCTTGCGCCGCTGATCATCGAGGAGGACGACCCCCACGTCGACTACGACCGGGAGGTCACCGTCGTCGTCGACGACTACCTCGAAGGCGAGCCACAGCCACTGTCTGAACTTGCCCAGGGCGGCACAGCTGGCACACCAATCGGTCCCGGCGGTCAGGGTGGCGGCCCCGGCGCGGGTGGTGGTCCCGGCGGAGGCCGGCGCGGTCCGGGCGGCGGTCCCGGGGGTCCCACCGGTCCTGGCCCGGGGACGGGTCCCGGTGGCGGTCCAGGACAAGGCGGTGGCCCGGGCGGGCTGTTCTTCGGCCGGCGACCGCCGTACGCCGGACTGCTCGTGAACGGTCAGTTGCCCGACAATCCGCGGACGTTCACGGTCAGCGAGGGCGAGCGCGTCCGCTTCCGGTTTGTCAACGCCAGCAGCGCGACGGCGTTCCGGGTCGGCGCGGCCGGCCACCCGTTGACCGTCACGCACGCGGACGGCCGCCCGGTCGAACCGGTCACGGTCGACTCCGTCGTCTTCGGATCTGGCGAACGCTACGACGCCATCGTCGAGGCCAACAATTCCGGTACCTGGGAGATACGGGCCACCGCAGTCGACGGGAGCGAACGGCCAGCGCGTGCAATCCTGGCCTACGGGGGCGTCGATACGCCGGCCTCGCCCGCCTCGCCGTCCGCTGGCGGGCAGGTGCTGTCCTACGGCGCGCTCCGGGCCGTCTCCCCGCTGGAGGGCCTCGACGGGCCGCCGGATCGGACATTCGACCTGACGCTCTCAGCGGCGCGGGGCGGTACGCAGTGGCTGATAGACGGCCAGTCCTACCCCGACGCGGACCCGCTGACCGTCCAGCAGGGCGAACACGTCCGCATCCGGATGGTGAATCTGAGTCCCGTGTTGCACCCGATGCACCTCCACGGCCACTTCTTCCGGGTCGGCGACGCGGTCAAGGACACCGTCATCGTGCCCGCTCACATGGGCCGGGTCACTATCGACTTCCTGGCGGACAATCCAGGGGACTGGCTGTTCCACTGCCACAACCTCTACCACCTCGAATCGGGGATGGCCCGGGTGATTCGGTACCGGTAG
- a CDS encoding poly-gamma-glutamate hydrolase family protein — MPRPILQTNPVEVTETGHLTEVLYDDGVTDDMAVCAAHGGAVEPGTGEQALELATRTGATCWGCFGYDGDVGAFDAFHPASSDIDPATYDLLGRIADRGFETVISLHGLAEDRVLVGGGVDGDVKRRVRERLADALSTPVAVAAPDGQYAGTDDANFVNWLAADGGGLQLEQGQTARADESEAVLDVLDDLLADDVL, encoded by the coding sequence GTGCCGCGGCCGATACTGCAAACGAATCCAGTCGAAGTGACCGAGACGGGCCACCTCACAGAAGTGCTGTACGACGACGGTGTCACCGACGACATGGCGGTGTGTGCGGCCCACGGCGGGGCCGTCGAACCGGGGACCGGCGAGCAGGCGCTGGAACTGGCGACACGGACCGGGGCCACCTGCTGGGGTTGCTTCGGCTACGACGGCGACGTCGGTGCCTTCGACGCCTTCCACCCGGCCTCCTCGGACATCGACCCCGCGACGTACGACCTGCTCGGGAGGATTGCCGACCGTGGCTTCGAGACGGTCATCAGCCTCCACGGCCTGGCCGAGGACCGTGTGCTCGTCGGCGGCGGCGTCGACGGAGATGTCAAGCGCCGCGTCCGGGAGCGCCTCGCCGACGCGCTCTCGACCCCGGTCGCAGTCGCCGCCCCCGACGGGCAGTACGCCGGGACCGACGACGCGAACTTCGTGAACTGGCTCGCCGCTGACGGAGGTGGCCTCCAGCTCGAACAGGGGCAAACCGCCCGCGCCGACGAGTCCGAGGCCGTGCTCGACGTGCTCGACGATCTCCTGGCCGACGACGTGCTGTAG
- a CDS encoding helix-turn-helix domain-containing protein, whose amino-acid sequence MTRGPRDELAEKIAGEVTLSDDPGATLRKWRTDFEIAQTDLAEELTVSPSVVSDYESGRRENPGIGVIRRVVDALLDIDERRGGTHIRQHARVLSAGFDSEVVHDLREYPANIPLERYYEAVDATELARGDRDTVAGHTVIDSIRAIQRLSADEFYSLYGQSTNRALVFTNVTRGESPLVALRVVNPTPNAVVLHGLSPEDVWEHATDLARIDGFSLAVTDTDLDAMLDGLRQLP is encoded by the coding sequence ATGACGCGGGGGCCACGCGACGAACTCGCCGAAAAGATAGCGGGTGAGGTGACACTGAGCGACGACCCGGGCGCGACGCTGCGGAAGTGGCGGACGGACTTCGAAATCGCCCAGACCGACCTGGCCGAGGAACTGACAGTCTCGCCGTCGGTCGTCTCCGACTACGAGAGCGGTCGCCGCGAGAATCCCGGCATCGGCGTTATCCGCCGGGTCGTCGACGCGCTGCTTGACATCGACGAGCGCCGCGGCGGCACGCACATCCGACAGCACGCCCGCGTGCTCTCGGCGGGATTCGACAGCGAGGTCGTCCACGACCTCCGCGAGTACCCGGCCAACATCCCCCTGGAGCGGTACTACGAGGCGGTCGACGCCACCGAACTGGCCCGCGGCGACCGCGACACCGTCGCCGGCCACACCGTCATCGACTCCATCAGGGCCATCCAGCGCCTCTCCGCCGACGAGTTCTACAGCCTCTACGGACAGAGCACCAACCGCGCGCTCGTGTTCACGAACGTCACCCGGGGCGAGTCCCCGCTCGTCGCCCTCCGGGTCGTCAACCCCACCCCAAACGCGGTCGTCCTGCACGGACTCTCGCCAGAGGACGTCTGGGAGCACGCGACGGACCTGGCCCGCATCGACGGCTTCTCGCTGGCGGTGACGGACACCGACCTGGACGCGATGCTGGACGGGCTGCGACAGCTTCCCTGA
- the hmgB gene encoding hydroxymethylglutaryl-CoA synthase, translating to MTDVGIDGIEVRTGKLKLDLAETFAPEKGEEPGKYTKGLGLFASSLPDVYEDIVTMAANASHRLMERKGLEPEDIGRIDVATESAFDNSKPVSTYVAGCLEQVYDGDFHHANKGERKFACISGTQALDDAYNWIRAGRNRGRKALVIATDTALYARDDPGEATQGAGAVAMLIDEDPDVVAFSTEQGYGSADETDFLKPNQQFPSVDGKRSVQVYLARMREALEDFEAAGGDTHPDNFAFIPFHTPFPGMVRKAAGLGYRHCIRGTDVEEELAGEIGRQPRREAFDSEEEYFEAVKEYTDALTETDTYTEWYEQTIDPTLDISREVGNWYTGSVHIARASGLKRALEEGRAVTGKKLLVGSYGSGAQAEIHAETIVEGWESEIEALNIDEQIEARYDLSFEEYEEIHDVHNHEAETDIEPRTTPEGEFAFDGWGRMGERKYTYVE from the coding sequence ATGACAGATGTAGGTATTGACGGCATCGAAGTACGGACCGGCAAACTGAAACTCGACCTCGCGGAGACGTTCGCCCCGGAGAAGGGCGAAGAACCTGGCAAGTACACGAAGGGGCTGGGACTGTTCGCGTCCTCGCTCCCGGACGTCTACGAGGACATCGTGACGATGGCGGCCAACGCCTCCCACCGGCTGATGGAGCGCAAGGGCCTGGAACCGGAGGACATCGGCCGCATCGACGTGGCGACGGAAAGCGCGTTCGACAACTCCAAGCCGGTCTCGACGTACGTCGCGGGCTGTCTGGAGCAAGTCTACGACGGCGACTTCCACCACGCCAACAAGGGCGAGCGCAAGTTCGCCTGTATCTCCGGGACGCAGGCGCTGGACGACGCCTACAACTGGATTCGCGCGGGGCGCAATCGCGGCCGGAAGGCGCTGGTCATCGCGACGGACACGGCGCTGTACGCTCGGGACGACCCCGGCGAGGCGACGCAGGGGGCCGGTGCCGTGGCGATGCTCATCGACGAGGACCCAGACGTGGTCGCCTTCAGTACCGAGCAGGGGTACGGCAGCGCCGACGAGACGGACTTCCTCAAGCCGAACCAGCAGTTCCCGAGCGTCGACGGCAAGCGCTCGGTGCAGGTCTACCTCGCACGCATGCGCGAGGCGCTGGAGGACTTCGAGGCCGCCGGCGGCGACACGCACCCGGACAACTTCGCCTTCATCCCGTTCCACACGCCGTTCCCGGGGATGGTCCGGAAGGCCGCCGGACTGGGCTATCGACACTGCATCCGCGGCACCGACGTCGAGGAGGAACTGGCCGGGGAAATCGGCCGCCAGCCCCGCCGGGAGGCCTTCGACAGCGAGGAGGAGTACTTCGAGGCCGTCAAGGAGTACACCGATGCGCTGACCGAGACGGACACCTACACGGAGTGGTACGAGCAGACCATCGACCCGACGCTCGACATCTCCCGGGAGGTCGGCAACTGGTACACCGGGTCCGTCCACATCGCCCGCGCGTCCGGACTCAAGCGCGCCCTGGAAGAGGGTCGTGCAGTCACCGGGAAGAAACTGCTCGTCGGGTCCTACGGCAGCGGCGCGCAGGCGGAGATCCACGCCGAGACCATCGTCGAGGGCTGGGAGAGCGAAATCGAGGCGCTGAACATCGACGAGCAGATAGAAGCGCGCTACGACCTGAGCTTCGAGGAGTACGAGGAGATTCACGACGTCCACAACCACGAGGCGGAGACCGACATCGAACCGCGGACGACGCCGGAGGGCGAGTTCGCCTTCGACGGCTGGGGCCGGATGGGCGAGCGCAAGTACACCTACGTCGAGTGA